Proteins found in one Dehalococcoidia bacterium genomic segment:
- a CDS encoding aspartate aminotransferase family protein: MNDSEYRSLVQEDIAHLLHPQYHQADHQNAVIFDHGEGAILTDVRGRQYIDGLSSLWNVAVGHGRKELAAVAAEQMGRLAFANGYAGYSNEHAIRLAAKLCELSYPNMDAVFFANSGSEANEVAFKLARFYHFLRGKQDKVKIIARREAYHGGTLATTAATGMPPFWRGFGPLDPTFIRAGTNYCYHCEWNKTYPGCGLDCAVAIEDTIIREGPDTVAAIIAEPVHGAGGVIPPVPEYFPKLREICNRHDVLLIADEVITGFGRTGKWFALEHWGVQPDIVTFAKAVTSAYIPLSGAIVSKEIHRTMLEAPPDIRFMHGYTNSAHPTACAVGLRNLQIIEDEGLVENAAVMGERLLRGLRPLLEEDGVGDVRGLGLIAGVELVDDKEKRRPFPVQFNIGGRLNAACRERGLISRNRNDSYLLAPPLVITADQVDRIVDIVRESVREVVGWARRQKLEP; the protein is encoded by the coding sequence ATGAACGACAGCGAGTACCGCAGCCTGGTCCAGGAAGACATCGCCCACCTGCTACATCCCCAGTACCACCAGGCCGACCACCAGAACGCCGTCATCTTCGACCACGGGGAGGGCGCCATCCTCACGGACGTGCGCGGCCGCCAGTACATCGACGGCCTCTCCTCGCTCTGGAACGTCGCCGTGGGCCACGGGCGCAAGGAGCTTGCCGCGGTCGCGGCCGAGCAGATGGGGCGCCTCGCCTTCGCCAACGGCTACGCCGGGTATTCGAACGAGCATGCGATCAGGCTCGCGGCGAAGCTCTGCGAGCTCAGCTATCCGAACATGGACGCCGTCTTCTTCGCGAACAGCGGCTCCGAGGCCAATGAGGTCGCCTTCAAACTGGCGCGCTTTTACCACTTCCTGCGCGGTAAGCAGGACAAGGTGAAGATCATCGCCCGGCGCGAGGCCTACCACGGTGGCACCCTGGCGACGACCGCCGCGACTGGCATGCCGCCTTTCTGGCGTGGCTTCGGCCCGCTCGACCCGACCTTCATCCGCGCCGGCACCAACTACTGCTACCACTGCGAGTGGAACAAGACCTACCCCGGCTGCGGCCTGGACTGCGCAGTGGCCATCGAGGACACGATCATCCGTGAGGGGCCCGATACGGTCGCGGCCATCATCGCCGAGCCCGTGCACGGTGCGGGCGGAGTCATCCCCCCCGTGCCCGAGTACTTCCCCAAGCTGCGCGAGATCTGCAACCGCCACGACGTACTGCTCATCGCCGACGAGGTCATCACCGGCTTCGGGCGGACCGGCAAGTGGTTCGCCCTCGAGCACTGGGGCGTCCAACCGGACATCGTCACTTTCGCCAAGGCAGTCACGAGCGCGTACATTCCCCTCTCCGGCGCCATCGTCTCGAAGGAAATCCACCGGACCATGCTCGAGGCGCCGCCGGACATCCGTTTCATGCACGGCTACACGAACTCGGCCCATCCCACCGCCTGCGCCGTGGGGCTGCGAAACCTGCAGATCATCGAGGACGAAGGCCTGGTCGAAAACGCCGCCGTCATGGGAGAACGGCTGCTTCGAGGCCTGCGGCCGCTGCTGGAAGAGGACGGCGTCGGCGACGTGCGCGGCCTCGGCCTGATCGCCGGTGTGGAGCTTGTCGACGACAAGGAGAAGCGCCGGCCCTTTCCGGTCCAGTTCAACATCGGCGGCCGCCTGAACGCCGCCTGCCGCGAGCGGGGCCTCATCAGCCGTAACCGCAACGACAGCTACTTGCTCGCGCCGCCCCTCGTGATCACCGCTGACCAGGTCGACCGCATCGTCGATATCGTGCGCGAGTCCGTCCGCGAGGTAGTCGGGTGGGCGCGCAGGCAGAAGCTCGAGCCGTAA
- a CDS encoding flavin monoamine oxidase family protein — protein MVQGQTDPYLRIIEEGLRPAAARRLRVVIAGAGMAGLSAARELARAGHEVTVLEARQRVGGRIETLRAPFSEGLYAEAGAMRLPRCHHLTMAYVAKFGLETAPFTSSNPDAYVHIGGVRQRYREFRGDDSVLALWDAALAPFRERLAGNAGAWAQIALEYDEFSVREFLDSQGWREDDIELFGLLSQQEALMNSSFLELLREEVGGYYTDLVEIVGGMDLLPRAFLPELGPRIRYGAAVVAIDQSPDGVTLHYRTAAGRASESGDYAIVTLPFPVLRHIEVLKPFSSGKQRAIRQLHYDASAKILMQFRRRFWEEDEGIFGGGSVSDLPIRATYYPDHGRETGRGVLLASYTWGDDAQRWGSLPPDQRITEALEDLALLHPSAPAEFEVGASKVWHDDEYAGGAFALFDPGQQTRLYKDIVAPEGRIFFAGEHASLYHAWIQGAIESGLRAASEIHALSFRS, from the coding sequence ATGGTGCAAGGGCAGACGGACCCTTACCTGCGAATCATCGAAGAAGGCTTGCGGCCGGCGGCGGCGAGGCGCCTGCGTGTCGTGATCGCGGGCGCTGGCATGGCCGGGCTGAGCGCGGCCCGCGAGCTGGCGCGCGCTGGACACGAAGTTACGGTGCTCGAAGCGCGGCAGCGCGTCGGCGGCCGGATCGAGACGCTGCGGGCGCCGTTCAGCGAGGGGCTCTACGCCGAGGCTGGCGCAATGCGCCTGCCGCGCTGCCACCACCTCACTATGGCCTACGTCGCGAAGTTCGGGCTGGAAACGGCCCCATTCACGTCCTCGAACCCGGACGCCTACGTGCACATCGGCGGGGTCAGGCAGCGCTACCGCGAGTTCCGAGGCGACGACTCCGTCCTGGCGCTCTGGGATGCGGCCCTGGCGCCCTTTCGCGAGCGCCTGGCCGGTAACGCCGGCGCCTGGGCGCAGATAGCGCTCGAGTACGACGAGTTTTCGGTGCGCGAGTTCCTCGACTCGCAGGGCTGGCGCGAAGATGACATCGAGCTGTTTGGCCTTCTCTCACAGCAGGAGGCGCTCATGAACTCCTCCTTCCTCGAGCTGCTGCGCGAGGAGGTCGGCGGGTATTACACCGACCTGGTGGAGATCGTGGGCGGGATGGACCTGCTGCCGCGCGCCTTCCTGCCGGAGCTGGGGCCGCGCATCCGTTACGGGGCCGCCGTGGTCGCCATCGACCAGTCACCGGACGGGGTGACGTTGCACTACCGGACCGCGGCCGGCCGGGCCTCGGAGTCGGGCGACTATGCCATCGTGACGCTGCCGTTCCCCGTGCTCCGGCACATCGAGGTCCTGAAGCCTTTCTCCTCCGGCAAGCAGCGCGCCATCCGTCAGCTTCATTACGACGCCTCGGCGAAGATACTGATGCAGTTCCGGCGCCGGTTCTGGGAGGAGGACGAGGGCATCTTCGGCGGCGGTAGCGTCAGCGACCTTCCGATCCGCGCCACTTACTACCCGGACCACGGGCGCGAGACGGGCCGCGGCGTCCTGCTCGCCAGCTACACCTGGGGCGACGATGCCCAGCGTTGGGGCTCGCTGCCCCCGGACCAGCGCATCACGGAGGCCCTGGAGGACCTCGCCCTGCTCCACCCATCTGCCCCCGCCGAGTTCGAGGTCGGCGCTTCGAAGGTGTGGCACGACGACGAGTACGCGGGCGGCGCCTTCGCCCTGTTCGACCCCGGCCAGCAAACCCGCCTCTACAAGGACATCGTGGCGCCCGAGGGCCGCATCTTCTTCGCCGGCGAACACGCCTCGCTGTACCACGCCTGGATCCAGGGCGCGATCGAGTCGGGCCTCCGGGCGGCTTCGGAGATCCACGCGCTCAGCTTCAGGAGCTGA
- the prfB gene encoding peptide chain release factor 2 (programmed frameshift) — MSQSTSLERRTLADRDSLQQLKERISHALVRLDIASLEAEASALEAQSLQPDFWSDPQAAQSKMRRLASIKGTIDTWRGLERRVSEALDLYELAEAEGDREVLDHLDEEVAALAAELDKLEYELAFSGPYDERNAILAVHAGAGGTESQDWAQMLLRMYLRWAESHGFEAEVLDTTYGEEAGIKSATVEIRGKNAFGWLRSERGVHRLVRISPFDASKSRHTSFALVEVMPEANDEVEVNLDPNDLRIDIFHSSGHGGQNVQKVATAVRITHIPTGIVVTCQNERSQSRNKEFAMRVLEARLLERELERRAEEQAQIKGAHVEMGWGNQIRSYVLHPYKLVKDHRTGYETSNAAAVLDGDLDGFMHAYLRQTMGEKQPAGERA, encoded by the exons ATGAGTCAGAGCACTTCTCTAGAAAGGCGCACCTTGGCGGACCGCGACAGCTTGCAGCAACTGAAAGAACGCATCTCGCACGCCCTGGTGCGTCTT GACATAGCCTCCCTCGAAGCCGAGGCCAGCGCCCTCGAAGCGCAGTCCCTCCAGCCAGACTTCTGGTCCGACCCGCAGGCCGCACAGTCCAAGATGCGCCGCCTGGCCTCCATCAAGGGCACCATCGACACCTGGCGCGGCCTCGAGCGGCGCGTCTCGGAAGCCCTCGACCTCTATGAGCTGGCCGAGGCTGAAGGCGACCGCGAGGTCCTCGACCACCTCGACGAAGAGGTCGCGGCGCTGGCCGCTGAGCTGGACAAGCTCGAGTACGAGCTCGCCTTCAGCGGCCCCTACGACGAACGCAACGCCATCCTCGCCGTGCACGCCGGCGCTGGCGGCACGGAGTCGCAGGACTGGGCCCAGATGTTGCTGCGCATGTACCTCCGCTGGGCCGAGTCGCACGGCTTCGAGGCCGAAGTCCTCGACACTACCTACGGAGAGGAAGCCGGGATCAAGAGTGCGACGGTGGAGATACGCGGCAAGAACGCTTTCGGCTGGCTGCGCAGTGAGCGCGGCGTACACCGCCTGGTGCGCATCTCGCCCTTCGACGCGTCCAAGTCCCGCCACACCTCCTTCGCCCTCGTCGAAGTCATGCCGGAGGCGAACGATGAGGTCGAGGTCAACCTCGATCCCAATGACCTGCGGATCGACATCTTTCACTCGTCCGGCCACGGCGGCCAGAACGTCCAGAAGGTGGCCACGGCAGTGCGCATCACGCACATCCCCACGGGGATCGTGGTCACCTGTCAGAACGAGCGCTCCCAGAGCCGGAACAAGGAGTTCGCGATGCGCGTCCTGGAGGCGCGTCTGCTGGAGCGCGAACTGGAGCGCCGCGCCGAGGAGCAGGCGCAGATCAAGGGAGCGCACGTCGAGATGGGCTGGGGCAACCAGATCCGGAGCTACGTCCTCCACCCCTACAAGTTGGTGAAGGACCACCGCACCGGCTACGAGACGTCGAACGCCGCCGCCGTGCTGGACGGCGATCTCGACGGCTTCATGCACGCGTACCTCAGACAGACCATGGGTGAGAAGCAGCCTGCCGGAGAGCGCGCGTAA